Genomic DNA from Bacterioplanes sanyensis:
ACAGCATCAGCCGACGAGAGCAATGATCCGCAGCAGCAAGCAGACCCGTTACTGGTACTGCGCAGTGCTGTTGAGCAAGGACAATATCAACACGCGTATGCCGTCGCTCAGCAGCAGCTTCTGGCGTACGAAGGCGATCCAGCATTTGATTTTTACTATGGTTTTAGTGCCGCTCAGACCGGCCATTATCAAGAGGCACTGTTTGTGTTCGAGCGACTGATCAGCGCCTACCCTGACGTCATCCGCTATCGGCTGGAATTGGCGAGGGCGCACTTTTATCTCGACAACTTGGATGGTGCGGAGCGCGAGTTCCGTCGTGCCCTGGATTCCCAACCACCTGAGCGCGTCGTGAGCACCGTCGAGCAGTTCCTGAATCGCATAGAGCGCCGTCGTGAGCAGAACCAGCCGCAGTGGCAAGCCGGCGTGAGCATATCTGCGGGCTACGACAGCAACATCAATGCTGCGACCGATGAAGATCGTATTCAATTACTCGACGGCCAGCTAACAGCGATCCTTAGCGAAGATCAGCGCGCCAGTGACAGCGGCTTTTATCAGCTCAGAGGCCACGCACAATATCTGTACCCACTGAGCCAGCGCAGCGGCATTGATGTGCGCTTTGGCGCCAGTCGTAAAGACAATGGTCTAAACAACGATTACGACCTAAACAGCGCCTACGCCGATGTCGGCTGGCGCGTGATGCGCGGCTCACACTCTTTTGGCGTTTCTGGTCAATATCGCCAGTATCATCTAGGTGGTGAGTCGTACCAAGACGAGATTGGCGCTGAAGGCGAGTGGCTCACAGCATTTTCCGAGCGCTGGGCCTGGACCACGACCGCAGGTCTTAAACAGCAAAACAACCAGCGTAACTCGGCACTGAATCTGCTGCAGGGAGAGCTCGAGTTTGGTGTAAACTACAGCCACCAACGCTTCATGCAGCAGCTCAGAGGGTCAATCAGAACCGATATAGGTGATGATGATTCCCTGGCGCGAGACAGTTTCAGCGCCAGCTGGAGCTTTCAATATGCCATCAGTCGTCAAGCGCAGTGGTATGGCATGGCACTGTATCAGCATCAGCAATATCAAAATCCACTGTCGGACAAAAACGTCTTTGCCCCAGGGGTAACACGCGAAGAAGACCTCACGCAGTTCGCGCTTGGGTACAGCCGCCAGCTGCTCCCAACGATGAGCATGTTTTTTCAACTCAGCTTGGTCGAGAGCAGCAGTAACGTCGAGGTATACGAATACCAGCGTTCCCTGTTTGAAACCGGCATAGCGCTGTCATTCTGACGCAGTATCTGGAGGCGATTATGTATATCAGAATGAACAGAGTCCTATTTTTAACCCTGCTGCTGGCTTGGGTGCCTGCTCAGGCCTCTGAGTTAGCAGGCCGTGTGATTATGGTCCGTGGCGATGTTACCGCCATCGATGCAGAAGGGGCCGCACGGTCTCTTGGCAGACGAGATCCGGTGTATGTCACCGATACATTGCGTACCGCCGCAGATGGCAAAGTTCAGATTCGTTTCGTTGACAACGCATTGCTGGCACTCAAGCCCAATACCGAACTGCGCATAAGTACCTAT
This window encodes:
- a CDS encoding tetratricopeptide repeat protein, whose protein sequence is MKRGLFPTTRKAVMVALAWCLGMTASADESNDPQQQADPLLVLRSAVEQGQYQHAYAVAQQQLLAYEGDPAFDFYYGFSAAQTGHYQEALFVFERLISAYPDVIRYRLELARAHFYLDNLDGAEREFRRALDSQPPERVVSTVEQFLNRIERRREQNQPQWQAGVSISAGYDSNINAATDEDRIQLLDGQLTAILSEDQRASDSGFYQLRGHAQYLYPLSQRSGIDVRFGASRKDNGLNNDYDLNSAYADVGWRVMRGSHSFGVSGQYRQYHLGGESYQDEIGAEGEWLTAFSERWAWTTTAGLKQQNNQRNSALNLLQGELEFGVNYSHQRFMQQLRGSIRTDIGDDDSLARDSFSASWSFQYAISRQAQWYGMALYQHQQYQNPLSDKNVFAPGVTREEDLTQFALGYSRQLLPTMSMFFQLSLVESSSNVEVYEYQRSLFETGIALSF